In Nitrobacteraceae bacterium AZCC 1564, the following proteins share a genomic window:
- a CDS encoding transcriptional regulator GlxA family with amidase domain (product_source=COG4977; cath_funfam=1.10.10.60,3.40.50.880; cog=COG4977; pfam=PF01965,PF12833; smart=SM00342; superfamily=46689,52317) → MKKIGLVVFPGFQILDLVAATAFELANAAAQRPVYDVHLLSENGGLVPSSSGVRVETERFADPGFDTIVTMGAMDVAPSTPGLLAFLNEASAASRRTASICTGAFVLAEAGLLDGRRATTHWAFARNMQQQFPKIKVQEDKIFIVDGDVWTSAGMTAGIDLCLALIEADLGVEISRTIAKKLVVYHRRTGGQSQFSALLELEPKSDRIQSALAYARENLQKDLSVEALAEVARLSPRQFSRAFRSETGQSPAKAVENLRVEAARIMIDEGKHPIDIIARETGFSDPERMRRAFLRSFGQPPQAIKRAARMRQVA, encoded by the coding sequence ATGAAAAAGATCGGCCTTGTGGTTTTTCCGGGTTTTCAGATTTTGGATCTGGTCGCAGCAACGGCATTTGAGCTCGCAAATGCCGCGGCTCAGCGTCCTGTCTATGACGTCCATCTGCTGTCTGAAAACGGCGGCTTGGTCCCTAGTTCATCGGGCGTGCGCGTCGAGACCGAGCGCTTCGCCGATCCTGGGTTCGATACCATCGTGACCATGGGCGCGATGGATGTGGCGCCATCTACGCCAGGGCTTCTTGCTTTTCTCAACGAGGCGAGCGCCGCGTCGCGGCGCACGGCGAGCATCTGCACCGGCGCATTTGTCCTTGCGGAAGCGGGGCTTCTCGATGGTCGCCGTGCAACGACCCACTGGGCTTTTGCGAGAAACATGCAGCAACAGTTTCCGAAGATCAAAGTGCAGGAAGACAAGATTTTTATTGTCGACGGTGACGTCTGGACATCTGCAGGCATGACAGCAGGCATCGATCTTTGCCTCGCTTTGATCGAGGCTGATCTCGGCGTCGAGATATCCCGCACCATCGCCAAGAAGCTTGTCGTCTATCATCGACGCACAGGCGGTCAGTCGCAATTTTCAGCCCTTCTGGAGCTTGAACCAAAATCGGACCGAATCCAGAGCGCGCTCGCTTACGCCCGGGAGAATCTACAAAAGGACCTCTCCGTCGAAGCGCTCGCCGAAGTGGCAAGGCTCAGCCCGCGCCAGTTTAGCCGGGCTTTCCGGTCAGAAACCGGACAATCTCCTGCAAAGGCCGTTGAGAATCTTCGTGTGGAGGCTGCACGGATCATGATCGATGAGGGCAAGCATCCCATCGATATAATTGCCCGAGAGACAGGCTTCTCCGATCCAGAACGCATGAGGCGTGCCTTCCTGCGTTCGTTCGGCCAGCCTCCGCAAGCCATCAAGCGGGCCGCAAGGATGAGGCAGGTCGCATAG
- a CDS encoding hypothetical protein (product_source=Hypo-rule applied; cath_funfam=1.10.1670.10) has translation MRIGLGLKSRPTVKEMQPLAEPWRPLRGAAAHLWWSYYRAVKKREGVLPSNDEPATKAESQPASNKKPVLNKAVVAKKSPAKGKITPPK, from the coding sequence ATGCGGATCGGTCTCGGGCTGAAGTCGCGCCCGACCGTGAAAGAGATGCAGCCGCTGGCTGAACCGTGGCGCCCCCTGCGTGGCGCAGCGGCGCATCTGTGGTGGTCGTATTACCGTGCCGTGAAAAAACGCGAAGGCGTGTTACCGTCGAATGACGAGCCCGCAACAAAAGCGGAGTCTCAACCCGCTTCAAACAAGAAACCCGTTTTAAACAAGGCAGTTGTCGCAAAGAAGTCACCGGCCAAAGGAAAGATCACGCCACCGAAGTGA
- a CDS encoding 5-methylcytosine-specific restriction endonuclease McrA (product_source=COG1403; cog=COG1403; pfam=PF14279): MNAHVSQGGWPALVLNADFRPLSYYPLSLWSWQDTIKAVFLDRVNIVANYDHAVHSPSFEMQLPSVVSLKSFVQPTMHPAFTRFNVFLRDRFTCQYCTSQEDLTFDHIIPRSRGGQTTWENVVAACSPCNLRKGNMTMEQARMFPRQTPYAPTVHQLHRNGRLFPPNYLHESWLDYLYWDTELDP; this comes from the coding sequence TTGAACGCACATGTCTCGCAAGGTGGTTGGCCGGCACTGGTGCTAAATGCGGATTTCCGGCCGCTGAGTTACTATCCGCTCTCGCTTTGGTCGTGGCAGGACACGATCAAGGCGGTTTTTCTTGACCGCGTGAACATCGTCGCCAATTACGATCACGCAGTTCACAGCCCCTCATTCGAGATGCAGCTGCCGAGCGTGGTCTCGCTCAAGTCCTTCGTTCAGCCGACGATGCATCCGGCCTTCACCCGCTTCAACGTTTTCCTGCGCGACCGCTTCACCTGCCAATACTGTACGTCTCAGGAAGACCTAACCTTCGACCACATCATTCCGCGCTCCCGCGGCGGTCAAACGACCTGGGAGAACGTGGTCGCGGCATGTTCACCCTGTAATCTCCGCAAGGGCAACATGACCATGGAACAGGCAAGGATGTTCCCGCGCCAGACGCCCTACGCACCGACGGTGCATCAGCTTCACAGGAACGGCCGACTGTTTCCACCGAATTACCTGCACGAGAGCTGGCTCGACTATCTCTATTGGGATACCGAGCTCGATCCGTAA
- a CDS encoding hypothetical protein (product_source=Hypo-rule applied; cath_funfam=3.40.50.10070; cleavage_site_network=SignalP-noTM; pfam=PF04052; superfamily=52964), whose product MMRHVVPAMLFSVAALMSPPPSHAKDLPVRKILPKITRVSWLSLAVPNFVAATPGVDEAAAEITRSIGDVLARSGPYPFKQSDDLNAERVGLDNPPQFSFWKAHGVGLLLVGSVSEAADGRLEVGFRLWDTIAKRQMAGRRYFAPAELKERLALTLAAEVFEELDRSHEFALSRIEGR is encoded by the coding sequence ATGATGAGACACGTTGTGCCGGCGATGCTTTTCAGCGTCGCTGCCCTCATGAGCCCGCCTCCGTCGCACGCAAAAGATCTCCCCGTGAGGAAAATCCTCCCGAAAATTACCAGGGTTTCGTGGCTTTCGCTCGCGGTCCCGAATTTTGTTGCAGCAACGCCAGGAGTTGACGAAGCCGCTGCTGAAATCACGCGGTCCATCGGCGACGTTCTCGCTCGCAGCGGTCCGTATCCCTTCAAACAATCAGATGACCTCAATGCCGAGCGCGTTGGGCTAGATAACCCGCCGCAATTCTCGTTTTGGAAAGCTCATGGTGTCGGGCTCCTCCTGGTCGGCAGTGTCAGTGAAGCGGCAGACGGACGGTTGGAAGTCGGCTTTCGCCTTTGGGACACAATTGCCAAACGACAAATGGCTGGAAGAAGATATTTTGCCCCTGCTGAATTGAAGGAGCGACTTGCACTAACGCTTGCCGCTGAAGTCTTTGAAGAACTGGACCGAAGTCACGAATTCGCTCTCTCGCGAATCGAAGGGCGTTGA
- a CDS encoding short-subunit dehydrogenase (product_source=COG0300; cath_funfam=3.40.50.720; cog=COG0300; ko=KO:K07124; pfam=PF00106; superfamily=51735), whose product MSNPSSKGAALITGSSSGIGAIYADRFARRGYDLILVARDKPRLESLAARLAKETGRKIDILPADLNAKADLLKVEDRLKTDATITALVNNAGVGATKPLVDSDVDQLDAMIQLNVTALTRLTRAAAPGFVARGNGVIINISSIAAIAPELLNGSYGGTKAYVVSLTQSLNHEIGGKGVQVQAVLPGATRTEFWSRAGVPVEHLPQEIVMSAEEMVDAALAGFDQRELITIPSLPDASVWETYDTARKNLGPYLSRTEAASRYKLATV is encoded by the coding sequence ATGTCCAATCCATCCAGCAAGGGCGCGGCCCTCATCACGGGATCGTCATCGGGAATTGGAGCGATCTACGCGGATCGCTTCGCACGGCGTGGCTACGACCTAATTCTGGTCGCGCGTGACAAGCCGCGACTCGAATCGCTGGCGGCGCGGCTCGCGAAAGAGACCGGCCGCAAGATTGATATTCTTCCCGCCGATCTGAACGCGAAAGCTGATTTGCTAAAGGTCGAGGACCGATTGAAGACCGATGCGACGATTACGGCACTCGTCAACAACGCCGGAGTCGGTGCTACCAAGCCGCTGGTTGATTCGGACGTTGATCAGCTCGATGCGATGATCCAGCTCAACGTGACTGCGTTGACGCGGCTGACGCGCGCCGCTGCGCCCGGGTTCGTTGCGCGGGGCAATGGCGTGATCATCAACATCTCGTCTATCGCTGCGATTGCGCCTGAGCTTTTGAACGGCAGCTACGGCGGCACGAAAGCTTACGTCGTGAGCTTAACACAGTCGCTGAATCACGAAATCGGCGGCAAGGGCGTTCAGGTCCAGGCCGTGCTTCCGGGCGCGACGCGCACCGAATTCTGGAGCCGTGCTGGAGTGCCTGTTGAGCACCTGCCGCAGGAGATTGTGATGTCGGCTGAAGAGATGGTCGACGCTGCACTGGCGGGATTCGATCAGCGTGAACTGATCACAATCCCCTCGCTGCCCGATGCCAGTGTCTGGGAGACGTATGACACCGCGAGAAAGAACCTTGGGCCGTATCTGTCTCGCACCGAAGCGGCATCTCGCTACAAATTAGCAACGGTCTAA
- a CDS encoding holin-like protein (product_source=KO:K06518; cog=COG1380; ko=KO:K06518; pfam=PF03788; transmembrane_helix_parts=Outside_1_19,TMhelix_20_42,Inside_43_64,TMhelix_65_84,Outside_85_93,TMhelix_94_116,Inside_117_128): MIANLSLILICQLMGEVIVRGLYLPLPGPVVGLVFLFVALVLRDRFAVLARGPLRKGAVEGTAKGMLAHLSLLFVPAGVGIVQQLDLLAQHGIAIFVILVGSVLVTLLVTAGTFLLTSRIITRRRSAP; this comes from the coding sequence ATGATCGCTAATCTTAGCCTGATTCTGATCTGCCAGTTGATGGGTGAAGTGATCGTGCGCGGGCTGTACCTGCCTTTGCCGGGGCCGGTCGTTGGACTGGTCTTTCTTTTCGTCGCGCTGGTCTTGCGTGATCGCTTCGCGGTGCTGGCTCGCGGACCGCTGCGCAAGGGAGCAGTTGAAGGCACTGCAAAAGGCATGCTGGCGCATCTGTCTCTGCTGTTCGTGCCGGCGGGTGTCGGCATTGTGCAGCAACTTGATCTGCTGGCCCAGCACGGCATCGCGATTTTTGTCATTCTTGTCGGATCCGTGCTCGTGACCCTGTTGGTCACAGCCGGCACCTTTCTGCTCACAAGCCGGATCATCACGCGCCGCCGGAGTGCCCCATGA
- a CDS encoding putative murein hydrolase (TIGR00659 family) (product_source=TIGR00659; cath_funfam=1.20.120.610; cog=COG1346; pfam=PF04172; tigrfam=TIGR00659; transmembrane_helix_parts=Outside_1_14,TMhelix_15_37,Inside_38_45,TMhelix_46_68,Outside_69_72,TMhelix_73_90,Inside_91_102,TMhelix_103_125,Outside_126_151,TMhelix_152_174,Inside_175_210,TMhelix_211_233,Outside_234_240) produces MSNDPFSLWVYLSKTPLLWLTVTLLVYAVADATSLATHRHPLANPVLHSIWIIGVFLHATGTSYTVYFGGAQFVHFLLGPATVALAIPLYENRKTVMSAILPMLMALVVGCLTAIVSVVLFAELAGLPRDVVLSLAPKSVTAGVAMGISETLGANPAITAVATVLTGIMGAIVVTPTMNRLGITDFRARGFAAGLASHGIGTARAFQVDEVAGVFAGIAMGLNALVTSLLVPLAATLLLP; encoded by the coding sequence ATGAGCAACGATCCGTTCTCGTTGTGGGTGTATCTGTCGAAGACGCCACTGCTCTGGCTGACCGTCACGCTGCTGGTCTATGCGGTCGCCGACGCGACTTCCCTGGCAACCCATCGGCACCCGCTTGCAAATCCCGTGCTGCATTCGATCTGGATCATCGGCGTTTTCCTGCACGCCACCGGGACAAGCTACACCGTCTATTTCGGGGGCGCGCAGTTCGTGCATTTTCTGCTCGGTCCCGCGACCGTCGCCCTCGCCATACCGCTCTATGAGAACCGCAAGACAGTCATGTCCGCGATTTTGCCAATGCTAATGGCGCTTGTGGTGGGCTGTCTCACGGCCATCGTCTCGGTGGTGCTGTTCGCTGAACTGGCCGGGCTCCCGAGAGATGTCGTGTTGTCGCTGGCGCCGAAATCCGTAACCGCAGGCGTGGCCATGGGCATTAGCGAAACGCTCGGAGCAAATCCGGCGATTACGGCGGTCGCAACCGTGCTTACCGGTATCATGGGAGCCATCGTCGTGACCCCGACGATGAACAGACTGGGCATCACCGACTTCCGCGCCCGTGGCTTCGCTGCTGGCCTTGCATCGCATGGTATTGGCACCGCCCGAGCGTTTCAGGTTGACGAGGTCGCAGGCGTGTTCGCGGGTATCGCCATGGGCCTGAACGCGCTGGTGACGTCGCTTTTGGTGCCTCTCGCGGCCACCCTCCTGTTGCCCTGA
- a CDS encoding hypothetical protein (product_source=Hypo-rule applied; pfam=PF11017; superfamily=50129) has product MTTSTQFVVARNDLKTCRLIETPLPEVTQLPETGLLVKVERFAFTANNITYALLGDQLKYWDLFPAPEGFGNIPVWGFGKVVQSRHPDVATGEILFGYFPMATHLVIEASDLKKATLRDGAAHRQSVSPVYNSYSRITGDPAFRGREGDYQALLRPLFMLSFLVDDFLADEDFFGAQNVILSSASSKTAFGLAYLLHSHRKPVRVIGLTSAANANFVRSLGCYDEIVTYDNISDIPATAPVAFVDMAGNAELRGKLHRHFGPQMKYSGRVGLTHQDAAPDDDALPGAKPTWFFAPDQLRKRAKEWGPGGIDQRFAAVWSGFTTALGPKLEIVESHGPNAVQKVYLDTLKGDVRPSQAHMLSLIE; this is encoded by the coding sequence ATGACAACGTCCACGCAGTTTGTCGTTGCACGCAATGATCTGAAGACCTGCAGGTTGATCGAGACGCCACTGCCCGAAGTGACGCAACTGCCCGAGACCGGTTTGCTCGTGAAGGTCGAACGCTTCGCCTTCACGGCGAACAACATAACCTATGCGCTGCTCGGGGACCAACTGAAATACTGGGATCTGTTTCCAGCTCCAGAGGGCTTCGGCAACATCCCGGTCTGGGGTTTCGGCAAGGTCGTCCAATCACGACATCCGGACGTTGCCACAGGCGAGATCCTGTTCGGCTATTTCCCGATGGCAACACATCTTGTGATCGAAGCATCGGACTTGAAGAAGGCGACTCTTCGCGACGGCGCTGCGCATCGCCAAAGCGTATCCCCGGTCTACAATTCCTATTCGCGTATCACCGGCGATCCAGCCTTTAGGGGTCGCGAGGGTGATTATCAGGCGCTGTTGCGGCCGCTGTTCATGTTGTCCTTCCTGGTGGACGATTTTCTCGCGGATGAAGATTTCTTCGGTGCGCAGAACGTCATCCTCTCAAGCGCCTCCAGCAAGACCGCGTTTGGACTGGCGTACCTGCTGCATAGCCATCGCAAGCCGGTGCGTGTCATCGGCCTGACATCCGCGGCAAATGCGAACTTCGTTCGATCGCTTGGCTGCTATGACGAGATTGTGACCTATGACAACATCAGCGACATCCCGGCAACCGCGCCGGTCGCATTTGTCGATATGGCGGGGAACGCAGAACTGCGCGGCAAGCTTCACCGGCACTTCGGCCCACAGATGAAATACAGCGGTCGCGTCGGCCTGACCCATCAGGACGCGGCACCAGACGACGACGCCTTGCCCGGCGCGAAGCCGACCTGGTTCTTCGCTCCTGATCAGCTCCGCAAACGCGCCAAGGAATGGGGGCCCGGTGGCATCGACCAGCGATTCGCGGCCGTCTGGTCTGGCTTCACAACGGCGCTGGGGCCCAAACTTGAAATCGTCGAAAGCCATGGCCCCAATGCAGTCCAGAAGGTCTATCTGGACACGCTCAAAGGCGACGTTCGGCCCTCACAGGCCCACATGCTGTCGCTCATCGAATAA
- a CDS encoding DNA-binding protein HU-beta (product_source=KO:K03530; cath_funfam=4.10.520.10; cog=COG0776; ko=KO:K03530; pfam=PF00216; smart=SM00411; superfamily=47729): MATQMTKSQLIEKINEQHSELSKKDIKGVLETMATIGYKELKKNGLFLVPGFAKFVVIKKPATKARKGTNPFTGEPMVFKAKPARKIVRARPVKAAKDAV, encoded by the coding sequence ATGGCAACCCAAATGACCAAGTCGCAGCTCATCGAGAAGATCAACGAGCAGCACTCGGAGCTTTCGAAGAAGGACATCAAGGGTGTTCTCGAGACCATGGCGACGATCGGCTACAAGGAGCTGAAGAAGAACGGTCTCTTCCTCGTTCCTGGCTTTGCCAAGTTCGTCGTGATCAAGAAGCCCGCCACCAAGGCTCGCAAGGGCACCAACCCCTTCACCGGTGAGCCGATGGTTTTCAAGGCGAAGCCGGCCCGCAAGATCGTCCGGGCGCGCCCGGTCAAGGCTGCGAAGGACGCGGTGTAA